The Neovison vison isolate M4711 chromosome 5, ASM_NN_V1, whole genome shotgun sequence genome includes a region encoding these proteins:
- the CDC42EP4 gene encoding cdc42 effector protein 4, giving the protein MPILKQLVSSSVHSKRRSRVDLTAEMISAPLGDFRHTMHVGRAGDAFGDTSFLNSKAGELDGESLDEQASSSSSKRSLLSRKFRGSKRSQSVTRGDREQRDMLGSLRDSALFVKNAMSLPQLNEKEAAEKGSGKLPKSLSSSPVKKASSGEGGQEEMGEGELGPRRNGAAAPHSPDPLLDEQAFGDLTELPIMPKAGLGLKHAESIMSFHIDLGPSMLGDVLSIMDKEEWEQEEEDGGYHDDGDAAPHSTLQAPLTAAGAAAAAGGPPRARQEGAAGRDLPQDEGWAAAPSPGSARSEGSHTTRDSSSLSSCTSGVLDERSPVPRGPERARAPLSRQPDKEFSFMDEEEDEEIRV; this is encoded by the coding sequence ATGCCTATCCTCAAGCAGCTCGTGTCCAGCTCGGTGCATTCCAAGCGCCGCTCCCGCGTGGACCTCACGGCCGAGATGATCAGCGCCCCCCTGGGCGACTTCCGGCACACCATGCACGTGGGCCGGGCCGGGGACGCCTTTGGGGACACCTCCTTCCTCAACAGCAAGGCCGGCGAGCTGGACGGTGAGTCCCTGGACGAGCAggcctcctcctcgtcctccaaaCGCAGCCTCCTGTCCCGGAAGTTCCGGGGCAGCAAGCGGTCGCAGTCGGTGACCAGGGGGGACCGGGAGCAGAGGGACATGCTAGGCTCCCTGCGGGACTCGGCTCTGTTCGTCAAGAACGCCATGTCCCTGCCCCAGCTGAACGAGAAGGAGGCGGCCGAGAAGGGCTCTGGCAAGCTGCCCAAGAGCCTGTCGTCCAGCCCCGTGAAGAAGGCGAGCTCCGGGGAGGGCGGCCAGGAGGAGATGGGCGAGGGGGAGCTTGGGCCCCGGCGGAACGGGGCGgccgccccccactccccagacCCCCTCCTGGACGAGCAGGCCTTCGGGGACCTGACAGAGCTGCCCATCATGCCCAAGGCTGGCTTGGGGCTCAAGCACGCTGAGTCCATCATGTCGTTCCACATTGACCTGGGACCCTCCATGCTGGGCGACGTCCTCAGCATCATGGACAAAGAGGAGTgggaacaggaggaggaggatggcgGTTACCATGACGACGGGGACGCAGCACCACACAGCACCCTGCAGGCTCCCCTGACTGCGgcaggggcggcggcggcggcggggggcccTCCAAGGGCCAGGCAGGAGGGCGCTGCAGGCCGGGACCTGCCCCAGGACGAGGGGTGGGCGGCGGCCCCCAGCCCCGGCTCGGCCCGCAGCGAAGGCAGCCACACCACTCGGGACAGCAGCTCCCTGTCCAGCTGCACCTCGGGCGTCCTGGACGAGCGCAGCCCAGTCCCCCGGGGCCCCGAGAGGGCCCGGGCCCCGCTGTCCCGGCAGCCCGACAAGGAGTTCTCCTTCATGGacgaggaggaggatgaggagatCCGAGTGTGA